One genomic window of Bradyrhizobium sp. B124 includes the following:
- a CDS encoding FliM/FliN family flagellar motor switch protein, with translation MPTLDKVSVDLMVVLGTTTMPIHQVMRLSRGAIIELDATEADEVKILANNLPVASGVVLVDRNRIAVEVKQMLPKSPGVRS, from the coding sequence GTGCCCACCCTCGATAAAGTCAGCGTCGATCTCATGGTGGTCCTCGGCACGACCACCATGCCGATCCACCAGGTCATGCGGCTGTCCCGCGGCGCCATCATCGAACTGGATGCCACCGAGGCCGACGAGGTCAAGATCCTCGCCAACAACCTGCCGGTGGCCAGCGGCGTCGTCCTGGTCGACCGCAACCGGATTGCGGTCGAGGTCAAGCAGATGCTGCCGAAATCTCCCGGGGTTCGCAGTTAA